A genomic region of Zalophus californianus isolate mZalCal1 chromosome 1, mZalCal1.pri.v2, whole genome shotgun sequence contains the following coding sequences:
- the ZNF445 gene encoding zinc finger protein 445 isoform X2, giving the protein MQEPPVAQVPALSQREVCPGDPLTSQPREAVTFKDVEVTFSQDEWGWLDPAQRNMYRDVMLENYGNVVSLVGPFTKPVLISWLEAREPWGLNVQEAQPKGKPGVAPAGGELQIKTNKFALKHEPLEEAETLAVPSECWMIVSEGMGLRESFEQKSRLKEQCGSPIQVRVKKEETNFSHRTEKESEESGRSTSHNLKHATYLRVPRRKRSLKHGCSRHFRGSAYHYDYKEYGKGLRRIVGGFSLHQRIHAGLKANAKDARGKDFSLSSHHQHGQDLHMVGTSYKCSDCGRTFSHSSHLVCHQRLHTQEKPFKCRVCGKAFRWSSNCVRHEKIHTGVKPYKCSLCDKAFRRMSAYRLHQETHAKQKFLESNQYEEALTYGSGFDHHLRDQSGEKPFDCSQCRKSFHCKSYVVEHQRVHTQEKPYKCTKCRKTFRWRSNFTRHMRMHQEEKFYDQDTCREDFRQTSSCSQSQNALATEKAFPCQQCGKTFTRKKSLIDHQRIHTGEKPYRCSECKKEFTHRSAFIAHKKQHAIQRKPEDGPSFSQDRVLQVPQSSHTTEEAYKCSQCGKAFRNHSFLLIHQRIHTREKPYKCRECGKAFRWSSNLSRHQRIHSLEKQYEYRESGNTPNLQPQILTGEKPFWCQECGKTFTRKRSLLDHKGIHSGEKRYKCNLCGKSYDRKHRLVNHQRIHTKERPFKCQWCGKDFIGRHTLCIHQRKHTRVAQSECSLAGLSSCQDTAVSLQELKPSGEKPLEDSEEACDQSSRITGLQNIPIGKKCHKCSTCGKTFNKSSQLISHKRFHTRERPFKCRECGKTFRWSSNLARHMKNHTRD; this is encoded by the exons ATGCAGG agCCTCCTGTTGCCCAGGTGCCTGCCCTTTCCCAGAGAGAGGTGTGTCCAGGAGACCCATTGACATCCCAGCCTCGG GAGGCTGTGACTTTCAAGGATGTGGAAGTGACATTCTCTCAGGATGAGTGGGGATGGCTGGACCCTGCTCAGAGGAACATGTACAgagatgtgatgctggagaatTACGGGAACGTGGTTTCTCTAG TGGGACCATTCACCAAACCTGTTCTGATTTCCTGGTTGGAAGCAAGGGAGCCATGGGGCCTGAATGTCCAGGAAGCTCAGCCTAAGGGGAAGCCAGGTGTTGCCCCTGCAG GAGGTGAGCTccagattaaaacaaacaagttCGCCTTAAAACATGAACCTTTGGAAGAAGCAGAAACCTTAGCTGTGCCATCAGAATGTTGGATGATTGTTTCTGAGGGAATGGGGCTCAGAGAATCTTTTGAGCAGAAGAGCAGGCTAAAGGAACAATGTGGAAGTCCCATACAAGTAAGAGTTAAGAAAGAAGAGACCAATTTCAGTCATAGGACAGAAAAAGAATCTGAAGAATCAGGAAGAAGTACTAGTCATAATTTAAAACATGCCACATATTTGAGAGTTCCCAGAAGAAAGCGATCCCTTAAACATGGCTGTAGCCGACACTTCCGAGGGAGTGCATACCACTATGACTACAAGGAATATGGGAAAGGGCTCAGGCGCATAGTTGGCGGATTTAGCTTACACCAGAGAATTCATGCTGGActaaaagcaaatgcaaaggaTGCACGTGGGAAAGACTTCAGCCTTAGCTCACATCACCAACATGGGCAGGATCTTCACATGGTGGGGACATCATATAAGTGCAGTGACTGTGGGAGGACCTTCAGTCATAGCTCTCATCTTGTATGTCATCAGAGACTTCACACTCAAGAGAAACCATTTAAATGCAGGgtgtgtgggaaagccttcaggtGGAGCTCAAACTGTGTACGACACGAAAAGATTCACACTGGAGTGAAACCTTATAAGTGTAGTTTATGTGACAAGGCTTTCCGACGTATGTCTGCCTACCGTCTACACCAAGAAACCCATGCTAAGCAGAAATTTCTTGAGTCTAATCAGTATGAGGAAGCTCTCACCTATGGCTCAGGATTTGATCATCATTTGAGAGACCAAAGTGGGGAGAAACCCTTTGACTGCAGCCAGTGTAGGAAATCCTTCCACTGTAAATCATATGTTGTTGAACATCAAAGGGTCCACACTCAGgagaaaccttataaatgtaCCAAATGTAGGAAAACCTTTAGGTGGAGATCAAACTTTACTCGTCATATGAGAATGCACCAGGAAGAAAAGTTCTATGATCAAGACACATGTAGAGAAGACTTCAGACAGACCTCCAGCTGCAGTCAGTCCCAGAATGCCCTGGCTACAGAGAAAGCTTTTCCTTGTCAGCAGTGTGGGAAAACTTTTACTCGAAAGAAATCCCTCATTGatcatcagagaattcacacaggtGAGAAACCATACAGATGTAGTGAATGCAAAAAAGAGTTTACCCATCGGTCAGCCTTTATTGCTCATAAGAAGCAGCATGCCATTCAGAGAAAACCTGAGGATGGGCCATCGTTTAGTCAGGACAGAGTTCTACAAGTTCCTCAGAGCAGTCACACCACAGAGGAAGCCTACAAATGTAGCCAGTGTGGCAAAGCCTTCCGTAATCACTCATTCCTCCTCatccatcagagaattcataccaGAGAGAAGCCTTATAAGTGTAGAgaatgtgggaaagctttcagATGGAGTTCTAACCTCTCCCGTCATCAGAGGATTCACTCTTTAGAAAAACAGTACGAGTACCGTGAAAGTGGAAACACGCCAAATCTGCAGCCACAAATCCTCACTGGTGAGAAACCTTTTTGGTGCCAAGAATGTGGGAAAACTTTTACACGTAAAAGAAGTCTTTTAGATCATAAGGGAATACACAGTGGAGAGAAGCGCTATAAGTGTAATCTGTGTGGGAAATCTTATGATAGAAAACATCGCCTTGTTAATCATCAGAGAATCCACACTAAAGAGAGACCTTTTAAATGTCAGTGGTGTGGGAAAGATTTCATTGGAAGACATACCCTCTGCATTCATCAGAGAAAACACACCAGAGTGGCACAGTCTGAATGCAGCCTGGCTGGGTTGTCTTCCTGCCAGGACACAGCGGTGAGTTTACAGGAATTAAAACCAAGTGGGGAGAAGCCCCTTGAAGATTCTGAGGAAGCTTGTGACCAGAGCTCCAGGATCACTGGACTCCAGAACATACCCATTGGGAAAAAGTGCCACAAGTGTAGCACCTGTGGGAAAACTTTTAACAAAAGCTCACAGCTCATTAGCCACAAGAGATTTCATACTCGAGAGAGGCCCTTCAAATGCAGAGAGTGTGGGAAGACCTTCAGGTGGTCTTCAAATTTGGCTCGGCATATGAAAAACCATACTAGAGATTAG
- the ZNF445 gene encoding zinc finger protein 445 isoform X1 codes for MPPGRWYAVHPAQAQASRERGRLQMVKKEEEDEGYTSVQAARPQTLNRSGQELFRQLFRQLRYHESSGPLETFSRLRELCRWWLRPDILSKAQILELLVLEQFLSILPGELRTWVQLHHPESGGEAVALLEELQRDLNGTPCRDPALAQSPDVRWMGTGALRASQIWPPASPLRSDSTLGDPLEPPYEIGVCDLLAGQSEPPVAQVPALSQREVCPGDPLTSQPREAVTFKDVEVTFSQDEWGWLDPAQRNMYRDVMLENYGNVVSLVGPFTKPVLISWLEAREPWGLNVQEAQPKGKPGVAPAGGELQIKTNKFALKHEPLEEAETLAVPSECWMIVSEGMGLRESFEQKSRLKEQCGSPIQVRVKKEETNFSHRTEKESEESGRSTSHNLKHATYLRVPRRKRSLKHGCSRHFRGSAYHYDYKEYGKGLRRIVGGFSLHQRIHAGLKANAKDARGKDFSLSSHHQHGQDLHMVGTSYKCSDCGRTFSHSSHLVCHQRLHTQEKPFKCRVCGKAFRWSSNCVRHEKIHTGVKPYKCSLCDKAFRRMSAYRLHQETHAKQKFLESNQYEEALTYGSGFDHHLRDQSGEKPFDCSQCRKSFHCKSYVVEHQRVHTQEKPYKCTKCRKTFRWRSNFTRHMRMHQEEKFYDQDTCREDFRQTSSCSQSQNALATEKAFPCQQCGKTFTRKKSLIDHQRIHTGEKPYRCSECKKEFTHRSAFIAHKKQHAIQRKPEDGPSFSQDRVLQVPQSSHTTEEAYKCSQCGKAFRNHSFLLIHQRIHTREKPYKCRECGKAFRWSSNLSRHQRIHSLEKQYEYRESGNTPNLQPQILTGEKPFWCQECGKTFTRKRSLLDHKGIHSGEKRYKCNLCGKSYDRKHRLVNHQRIHTKERPFKCQWCGKDFIGRHTLCIHQRKHTRVAQSECSLAGLSSCQDTAVSLQELKPSGEKPLEDSEEACDQSSRITGLQNIPIGKKCHKCSTCGKTFNKSSQLISHKRFHTRERPFKCRECGKTFRWSSNLARHMKNHTRD; via the exons ATGCCTCCAGGTAGGTGGTATGCTGTCCATCCAGCTCAGGCCCAGGCTTCAAGGGAACGAGGGCGTCTTCAGATggtaaagaaggaagaagaggatgaAGGCTACACTTCAGTGCAGGCTGCCAGGCCACAGACACTCAACCGTTCTGGCCAGGAACTGTTTCGCCAGCTCTTCAGGCAGCTTCGTTACCATGAATCTTCTGGGCCTCTAGAGACTTTCAGCAGGCTCCGGGAGCTCTGCCGCTGGTGGCTGAGGCCTGACATTCTCTCCAAGGCCCAGATCCtggagctgctggtgctggagcaGTTCCTGAGCATCCTGCCCGGGGAGCTCCGGACCTGGGTACAACTGCATCACCCTGAGAGTGGTGGGGAGGCTGTGGCCCTGCTGGAAGAGCTGCAGAGGGACCTCAATGGGACACCATGCAGG GACCCAGCCCTTGCTCAGAGCCCAGATGTACGTTGGATGGGTACAGGAGCCCTGCGAGCCTCACAGATATGGCCCCCTGCTTCACCTCTCAGGAGCGACTCTACTCTTGGGGACCCCCTGGAGCCTCCCTATGAAATAGGAGTGTGTGACCTCCTGGCTGGGCAATCCG agCCTCCTGTTGCCCAGGTGCCTGCCCTTTCCCAGAGAGAGGTGTGTCCAGGAGACCCATTGACATCCCAGCCTCGG GAGGCTGTGACTTTCAAGGATGTGGAAGTGACATTCTCTCAGGATGAGTGGGGATGGCTGGACCCTGCTCAGAGGAACATGTACAgagatgtgatgctggagaatTACGGGAACGTGGTTTCTCTAG TGGGACCATTCACCAAACCTGTTCTGATTTCCTGGTTGGAAGCAAGGGAGCCATGGGGCCTGAATGTCCAGGAAGCTCAGCCTAAGGGGAAGCCAGGTGTTGCCCCTGCAG GAGGTGAGCTccagattaaaacaaacaagttCGCCTTAAAACATGAACCTTTGGAAGAAGCAGAAACCTTAGCTGTGCCATCAGAATGTTGGATGATTGTTTCTGAGGGAATGGGGCTCAGAGAATCTTTTGAGCAGAAGAGCAGGCTAAAGGAACAATGTGGAAGTCCCATACAAGTAAGAGTTAAGAAAGAAGAGACCAATTTCAGTCATAGGACAGAAAAAGAATCTGAAGAATCAGGAAGAAGTACTAGTCATAATTTAAAACATGCCACATATTTGAGAGTTCCCAGAAGAAAGCGATCCCTTAAACATGGCTGTAGCCGACACTTCCGAGGGAGTGCATACCACTATGACTACAAGGAATATGGGAAAGGGCTCAGGCGCATAGTTGGCGGATTTAGCTTACACCAGAGAATTCATGCTGGActaaaagcaaatgcaaaggaTGCACGTGGGAAAGACTTCAGCCTTAGCTCACATCACCAACATGGGCAGGATCTTCACATGGTGGGGACATCATATAAGTGCAGTGACTGTGGGAGGACCTTCAGTCATAGCTCTCATCTTGTATGTCATCAGAGACTTCACACTCAAGAGAAACCATTTAAATGCAGGgtgtgtgggaaagccttcaggtGGAGCTCAAACTGTGTACGACACGAAAAGATTCACACTGGAGTGAAACCTTATAAGTGTAGTTTATGTGACAAGGCTTTCCGACGTATGTCTGCCTACCGTCTACACCAAGAAACCCATGCTAAGCAGAAATTTCTTGAGTCTAATCAGTATGAGGAAGCTCTCACCTATGGCTCAGGATTTGATCATCATTTGAGAGACCAAAGTGGGGAGAAACCCTTTGACTGCAGCCAGTGTAGGAAATCCTTCCACTGTAAATCATATGTTGTTGAACATCAAAGGGTCCACACTCAGgagaaaccttataaatgtaCCAAATGTAGGAAAACCTTTAGGTGGAGATCAAACTTTACTCGTCATATGAGAATGCACCAGGAAGAAAAGTTCTATGATCAAGACACATGTAGAGAAGACTTCAGACAGACCTCCAGCTGCAGTCAGTCCCAGAATGCCCTGGCTACAGAGAAAGCTTTTCCTTGTCAGCAGTGTGGGAAAACTTTTACTCGAAAGAAATCCCTCATTGatcatcagagaattcacacaggtGAGAAACCATACAGATGTAGTGAATGCAAAAAAGAGTTTACCCATCGGTCAGCCTTTATTGCTCATAAGAAGCAGCATGCCATTCAGAGAAAACCTGAGGATGGGCCATCGTTTAGTCAGGACAGAGTTCTACAAGTTCCTCAGAGCAGTCACACCACAGAGGAAGCCTACAAATGTAGCCAGTGTGGCAAAGCCTTCCGTAATCACTCATTCCTCCTCatccatcagagaattcataccaGAGAGAAGCCTTATAAGTGTAGAgaatgtgggaaagctttcagATGGAGTTCTAACCTCTCCCGTCATCAGAGGATTCACTCTTTAGAAAAACAGTACGAGTACCGTGAAAGTGGAAACACGCCAAATCTGCAGCCACAAATCCTCACTGGTGAGAAACCTTTTTGGTGCCAAGAATGTGGGAAAACTTTTACACGTAAAAGAAGTCTTTTAGATCATAAGGGAATACACAGTGGAGAGAAGCGCTATAAGTGTAATCTGTGTGGGAAATCTTATGATAGAAAACATCGCCTTGTTAATCATCAGAGAATCCACACTAAAGAGAGACCTTTTAAATGTCAGTGGTGTGGGAAAGATTTCATTGGAAGACATACCCTCTGCATTCATCAGAGAAAACACACCAGAGTGGCACAGTCTGAATGCAGCCTGGCTGGGTTGTCTTCCTGCCAGGACACAGCGGTGAGTTTACAGGAATTAAAACCAAGTGGGGAGAAGCCCCTTGAAGATTCTGAGGAAGCTTGTGACCAGAGCTCCAGGATCACTGGACTCCAGAACATACCCATTGGGAAAAAGTGCCACAAGTGTAGCACCTGTGGGAAAACTTTTAACAAAAGCTCACAGCTCATTAGCCACAAGAGATTTCATACTCGAGAGAGGCCCTTCAAATGCAGAGAGTGTGGGAAGACCTTCAGGTGGTCTTCAAATTTGGCTCGGCATATGAAAAACCATACTAGAGATTAG